In Candidatus Pantoea floridensis, the genomic window TTCAGTTCGCAACCCTGGATTTAGAGAGCCGTATTTGTTTCGGTAAAGCGTCCATTTTTTATATTCAATAATTGACAGCCGTTCTTTTGCCTCAGCAATGGTTTTGCCGCCAATACCGTTCAACACTAGCTCACACCAGAATTCGTCTTCTTCGGTGAGCTTGTAGCCTTCCCCAAATCATTCACTTCCTGAATCGCAAGCAAGAGCGAAATCGTCAATGCACCATCGAGAGGACCACGATCAGGATCAGCTTCTCCGGTTATGTCCTGAACAGTAAAAACCGGCTTACCTTCTTCATCGCAGATAGATGCGGCGATTCGTCCGGCAATACCATCAATTTTCCCACCAATCGCCATGATGTCAGATGTAGCAGTTTGATAACCCATAGGACGAATAAACACCGTTGCCTTAAACGTGTTCTCCCCCTGCTGCCACTCAATTTCGCGTTCAACAGGTCTTCCGGTAAACGCGCCTAAGGTTTTCAGGTTTTCTATGGTCAGCTTCATTTTTTACCTATAAAAAACCCGCCGAAGCGGGTTAGTTTTTATCTTTTATCATGATGAATACATGATTTTCACACCATCATTCAGATTGAATCTGAACTGTTGAGAACCATTCTGAAAATAATCGACTTCAATTATCGCTGATTTATGGCGTTTGACCTCTCTCATAAACCGCTGACCGTCAATGACCTCCATGATGTTATTTGCAGAACCGACAAGTGTAGAAACACGAAAACGTTCAACCTTTCCACCATCAAAACTGACAGAAGCATAACAACCGTCATATTCACACAGAAACTGACCGTCAGTTGTTGTTAAGAATACCCTGTTGATTGAAGAGCGAGGTTTATAGGCTTTCACATCTTTAATCGGCTTGCTGGTGGTTGCTATGTTCAACCAGGCGCCTTTGTTATAAGGAAAGCTGAATACATGCTTGTTCAAAGAACTGTTATTGCCGAATTCAGTAGTGGTCTGGCGAAGATCATCATGTTCAAAATGGTAATGCCAGTTCTTCTCATTGGTTTCGATTTTTCTTACCTGTTTGACAGGAAGCGTTGTCGAAAGATGAGAGAGCTTGTCAATAACCTCTTCTCTCTGAGACATAACAGGTTCATCCTGAGGAATAGGATTCGCTTGAACATACCACTGATAACCCACCACCAACGCCACAACAACCGCACAACCACCAATTTTTAAATTTTTCACGTTCACATTCCTTCACTTCAATGAAGGGAATGATACTTTGTAGATACATGGGAAAGTTATCAATCTGTGCTCATGACCCTGAATCAGCAACTTTAGGAACCCAAATTCCTGCTCCTGATCGCTGAATGGTTCCCGTTGACTGAACAACCGTGTTCGCCTGGAAATCAAAAGGGAAATCCGAGACATACCCCTTAAAAACGTACCATGTACGATCTGTTGGTAAAATTAAACCGTCAACAGCATCATCGGAATTCGAATCATCAACAGTGGGTTCAGTGTCACCATCACTCCAGCCGATAGCAAACACCAAATCGGATTGATCTGCTGTTTCTGCCAGATTACTCAGCATCAGGTGAGAAGCGTTGTTAGGATCAGCGTTTAACGTTAATGAAGCCTGGGCAGGCGTTCGAAGACCTTTTTTATAAGTTCGCGTGCTTTTCTCACTCAGACAAGTGTCCTCAATCTGATCAGCCGGAGAGGATCCTGGGTTAAACGCCGTAATACATTCGATTTCGCCCACGCTGACATTGTTGTAAACATATAACTGTGTACCTTGCGTTAACACCGACATAATTTCTCCAGACGAAAAAAAACCGCCTCAGGCGGTTGGTTTAAGAGGATTGACGGAGAACCATCCAGTCAACATCGAATGAATAGCGAAAACTTTTGGTTTCATCATCTAAGACCTGGTCTCCCCAGCGCGTAATATAACTGTGAGGTTCTATTGCATCCCGGATCGCTAAGGCAATATTGCGTGATTCACTTGAGGAGAGTGAGAAAATATCGATTTGGAGTGAGAATGTATCGACATCAGGCAATGTTCCTAAAAACATTTGTGGAGACCCGGCATAATTTTGAAACGTTGCGTAGGGATAGGTTGGTTTTTCAGGTTTATTGGCAAAATCATAAAATCTCAAAATCTTTGGTCCCAATAAACTCAAAACTTTCGGATCGTTGAATACAACCTCAAATATGGGCGCACCCATCATGACGGGTTACTCCTCTTTTGAGCGCGTTTGATTGCTCTGTCTAAGGATTTCTCATATTCTGTCGAAAACGTATGTAGAACATCATTGAGACTCGCCTCCATAGCAGGACGCATAATCGGCCTTGCCTGCATTTTCTCTGTCCCAAACTCAAGCAGACGCCAATGAGGAGTAGGCGCGTTCTCACTCAAATCAGGATGATTCTGAAGCACTGCTCCGTGTAAAACGCCGATCCTGAAAGCGATGTTCCCATTTTGCCGGAACTCACGTCCGTTCCATCTGAGAGCAATGTTATCTTCGATAGATCGACCTGTATGAGGGTCATCAAATCTGGCGGCGTTCTGCTTAGCACGATTAACAATGATCATCCCAGCTTTACGCAACGCGGCGCGACCGCCTCGACGACGAACATCATCGCTCACCTCAAAAAGCTTACCTAACAGAGAATCCACGCCGATTATTGAAAAATCCAGACCATCAGCCATTATTAACACCTTCTGTGCATGGAAGTGTCAAATAATCGAGACCAGACCAAAGATCGGGCAAAATTGCTGCAATGTTATAAATCTGACCACGGAACAGAATTCGCCAATCGCTGTTAACATCATCACGATAACGAATAGTAATGCGAACCCGAATCTCAGATTGAATCGCATTGGCAGCGATGAATTCTCGTCCTGAAAGTGGAGCTACCTCTGCCCAGACTGAAGCCTGAGTTTCCCAAATTTCAGTGATTTCACCTGTCACCGGATCCTGAACATCCTCATGCGACTGGAGATCAATCTTGTGTTTCAAAATTCCGGCCCGCATCACTCATCCTCGCGGCTTGCCGTTCAGATAAGTCTGAGTGGCATGTTCAACTTCTTCAGCGATTAACGAATCATAAATAACCGCAACAAGACTTTCGTTCGATTCAGCGAGTCGTGTGATTGCTTCTGTCTGCGCTTTTATCGCCTCGATCAGTTTTTCTTCCAAATGCTCTCTCATAGGCTAAACGGGCCATTTTCTTGATCCACGCTCGACGCGCAGCACAACCTGAACAGGCCATTACCGTTCCTCATATGATGGTGGGTTTTCGAAGTGAATAAATCAGGCTGGTGACAGTAAAGGGAAGATAACCCTGATGATATGTCGTTTCCTCTTCCCCATTTCGGACCCGATCTAAAATTCCCACGAGTAATAATGTTGCCATTTTAACCCGGTCAAGTTCATTAGTTCCCTCTATCACCTCTCCATCATCATCAACCAGGACATCGCGAGAACTCTGGATGTAATCAAGAATGCTGGCACTGGCTGAATAGATTTTTTGCTGAAGTTCATCATCACCCGCCGTTGTATCAATGCGAAGATGAGCCTTAGCCTCATCGAGTGTCACGAAAGCAATCATTCACGAGATCTCCCGTCACGGCCTCTTTTCACTGCAAGACGCCAGCCAGAAGAACCGATGTCGTTTGGCCGGTCGCTGGTTTCTTCAAAACAATGCCAGATGGAACCACCGAACGTTACACAGTCGCCAGGATAATATTTGGTGCCAGAATGATAAACATCCCGATAAATCATCACCGGAATATCAAAACCGCGTTCTTCAGTTTCACCGTTCGATTTCGATAGGGTAACTTTGAAATGACGATCATCAGAAACCGTTACGTCAATGTCTTTGAGACCATTCAAAACACATTCAAAACCGCTTAATCCCGCTGTGTTCTGATATGCTCGCCACAAGCCTCCGTTATGTATGGCATAGGTTCCGCGAGGATAGCTTTTATTCACATCAATTTGAGGGATGACCTCAATTTGAAGTCCGTCTTTCCCGTCCTGGCCATTTGAGGGTTCAGGAATATGAATCCCTGTCATCGCCTTTTCTACCGCCTGAGAAACCAATTCGTCAAAATCTGGAAGAGGTATCTTTTCAGGTTCTGGCAAGCGAATTTGTGAAACTGCCTCTGAGATTAACGCTTTGATGTCCGGCAAAGGTTCGGGTTCTTTCGGCTGCGGGATCTTAATTGCATCAATCGCCTTTCGAACCATTTCACCGATATCGGGCAAAGGCTCAGGTTCAGGCATCGGATATTCCGAAACCGCCCTTTCAAGTAACATGGCGATGTCCGGCAACGGTTCAGGTTCTTTCGGTTGTGGGATCTCAATCGACTCAACCGCCTCTTTCACCATTTGCTGAATATCAGGAAGAGGTTCTGGATCTTTTGGCTCAGGCAACTGAATTTCAGAGACCGCATCCTGAATCATTTTGTGAAAATCAGGAATTGCAACTGGTTCAGGTTTAGGTAACTCAATCTGAGCAACTTCAGAACGAACTAGTGCCTGGATGTCAGGCAATGGTTGAGGCTCAGGAAGCTCAAGATTTTTAATCGCCTCCTCCACCAGCTGCTTCACGTCAGGGATCGGAATCTCTATGCGCCCAATCGCCTCGCGAATTAACTGGCCAATGTCAGGCAACGGCTCGGGTTTGGGAAATTTGATGTTAGCAATTGCCGATTTAATGATTTCCCTGAAATCAGGCATAGGCTGAGGTTTCGGGATCTCAATCTTACTGACCATATCCTTCACCATTGCTTCAATATCAGGTAATGGCTCAGGCTGAGGAATATCGATTCCATTCACAGCCTCAAAAATCATTTTCTTAATATCCGGTAAGGGTTCCGGTTCAGGTAAAGTGATTTCAGAAACAGCTTTTTTCACTAATTCCGTTATATCAGGCAATGGCTCAGGTTCAGGGATCACAATCTGACTGACGGCATCAGCGATCATTTGTTTAATGTCGGGAAGTGGTTCAGGTTCGGGGATTGAGATTTCTGAAAACGCTTTTTTCACCATGCCATCAATATCAGGAAGCGGTTCAGGTGTGGGAAGAATCAGCCTGGCCACGACCTCATCAATGATTTCATTGATGTCTGGAGGAATGACAGGTTCAGGTTCAGGTAAATCAATGTCACCTACGGCTTTCCTGACCATTTCAGACAAATCATCAGCAGTGGGTAAAACTTTAACAGATTCGCTCACCTGTTCAAAAACTATGCTTTTAATATCAGGTAATGGTTCAGGTTGAGGTAAGACAATTTTACTCACTGCCTCTTTAACCATCAAATTAACATCAGGAATTTCAGGTTGTTCAATTTGAGCGTAGACATTAGCGGCAATTGCTGATTCGTCAATTTCGCTTTTTTCAAGTTCAGTGACGCGTTCTAACAATGGGACAAGTAATTTCTCAATTTTATCGAGTGAATCAGAAAATTTTTTACCCTCTTCCATTTGCTTATTAATCACTTCTTCCTGAATGTCAATAATATTTTCTTTTTCTGATAGTAGATTATCGAATTCCCCTTTTAATTCCTCGGTTGCCTCTTTCAAACGATTATCTATCGATTGCCGGATGATTTCCGCAAACCCTCGTTCTCGTTCTGTAATCATAGGAGCTTCCGTGAATAAATTTGGTTGCGTTGTTATCAGTTCGGTAAAGGCTCGGGCATCATCTGAAGAGGGAGGCTGATTAGGATCATTCCCTGGTGTTGGATTCGGATCGTCATCAGTCTGTGTAGTGGTGTCAGTTGAGGTCTCGCCGGTAGAAAATGGGTTATCCTGAGCATCACGTTTTGCGAGTGCTGCGAGAGAATAGTTTTGTTGTTGAAGATAAGGTGTGTCACCCCCTTCAACAGGTTGCATATTCTCCTTAATACGCGCCTCATTCGGTGCAAGAAAACCTGAGCCGATTCCGTCACCATAGGATTTATATCGTGCTGCTGTGTCCATCCTGAGGAGACGCGAATGATCGAACTCAACACAGGTTTGTTCATCAAGGTCGAACGTGTCAGCAATCAACCCTTCAATCGCTGTCATGTGGACCTGTAGACACTGCGAGTAATACGCCTGTTCAAGTGCTTCGATGTTGTTATATGAGGGGGTCTGACCTGTATCGATTTTATAAAGTGGAACTCGGAAGGTTGAGGCCACGAGCTGGTTTGAGAGATTGAGTTGTTCCACCAGCTGCGAATCAGTCGCAGTCTGAGAGATAACATTGAACGTTGCTCCATCAGCGAGTAACGCAGTTTTCCCGGCATTCTCACCTGTATAACCTGAGTTCCAGTTATCTTTGATTTCTTTGGCTTTGTCCTGGTCAACAGAGCCGGGAACGGTAATGATCCCTCCAGGCTTGCCACCATTTTTGAAAGTATGGGCTGAATTTCTCAGCATTGCCTCTCCACCAATCGCCGCAAGACCGGAGGCATAAACAGGTGAAAGGCCGCAAAGAGGATGAAAAAAGGTGTTGAATCGATCATGGATAAGCTCTCGGGCTGGGACATATAAGCTCCCAGGAAGACCGTTGAGTTCATCAGTCAAAATCGAATAGAAAATTTCTCCGTCATCAGAGATATATGGGATGACACGACGAGGATCCAGAACCCTGAGCTGCTGAACACGATCACCGGCATCACGCAGTTTCAAAATATAAGCGTTGCCATGCGCAAGTTTTGAAATCATCCAGAGTTCAAAGAACTGCATCGATGTTTGATAGAAATTCGGTTTAAGAAGCAAAGGAGATAATTGAGGATTATTCCCCCTAACCCAAATGCCGTTAGATTGACGGCGTTTTACCGTCATTGGCATTTTTGCTATATCAGCTGAAATTAATGAAATACAACTAAAAATAGCCGGGTAAGCCAAAACACTATCAAGGTGAATTTCAATATTTTGTTGCCAGGCTCCAGCATAGGGTTCAAGAATCCGACTCCATGCACCCGAATTAATTGAATGTAGGGCTTTCTTTTCTTCCTTTGCTTTTCTGCGAAGAAAATTAAACATCGATGGAACCCCTTCAGATCACATAACTTTCTTTGGTCTGCCTCGGGTTTTCTTTTCTACATTAAGCAGAATTTCGACAAGGCCAGCTAATTCAAGGACCATTGCATGATCGCTACGTATAAATTTCTTTTGTCCTGCATAACTATCATGCGTATTTTTTAAATATCTTACTGGGACCATGATAAAAAAGACGGGGCGAACCCCGTCTATCTCCTTAGCTGCCCGCTGTTACGCTGTAGTCAACGCCAGTGATGATTGAAACAGCCGCATCGCGGCGACGTTGCCAGTTGATCCAGCGTTCAGCACGAACAGCAACGCTGTTTGTCTGGAACATGCTTACCAGTTCAATCGGTGCCGGGGTGAGGGAATCGTGAGTTGGTGTGCTTTGCATTTCCAGAGACGCTTCAGTTGAAATGTCGATAGCAACACCACCATCATCAGCCAGATAGATGTTTGGCGCATCCACCAGGATCAGAGAGTCGTCGATATATTGACTCACCAGAACAGGAAGACCGTTGAACGTACCGCCGAACATGGTCATGTCAGGATATTCACGCTGACCGAGTGCGTTTTTACGCTGTGAAAGCGTCAGTGCGGTTGTGCTGGACATCAGCCAGACAGCGCCAGTCGGTGCCAGGTTCGCTTCAATGAACACTGACAGCGCAATGTTCGCATCCTGATCAGGAACACCGGTTGATGCAGATGACGCCGCGCCATTAGTCACTGAGGCCGGAGAAACACCATCAACAGCGGTTTTCGTCGGATCAATGAAGTCGGTGTCCAGACGTTCAACCACGGCATCGGCCAGAGACTGACGAACAAGGGAATCGGCTGATGGAGTTGAAAGACGAATGACTTCGTCAGTCAGAACCGCAATGGCTGCGACTTTGGTGAATCCCAGCGTGACTTGACTGAAGTCGAAGCTGGTCAGTGGCTTAGCTTTACCCTCACCTACCCAGTTCGCCGCGCCGCCTGAAGTCTGGCCTTTGATACGAACGTTGAACGGAATACGGGTAAAGCCGGGAATACCATTCGCACCGAAACGACCGATGATTGTTTGAGGACGAAGGAACTCGATGAAATCAGCCGTGTAATCCTGAACTGTTACCAGATTTCCGGCCCAGTTCGGATCAGTCGTTGACCCTGCACTGATCAGATCCTTCATAACACTCTGAAGCTTGATGTCGTCGGGATATTGATGTTTTGCCAGGAATGCTGCTTCTGATTTCATGCCTTTCGCGGCGGCGAGAAGTTTGGTCATTCGGGCAAAACCAATACCCGGTTCAAGTTTTTTTTCAACATGAATGATTGAAGGTGCCTGGACCGATTTCACCGTTGTCACCGTGTCGCCTCCTGCGGCCGGTTGAACGGGTTTTGCTGTTGAGGCTTTCTGAGATTCCAGCTCGCGAAGGCGTGAAAGGTGAGCATCGACACTTTTCACCTCAGAAGTGATTTCGTCGTACTTTTCAGTTTCCTCTTCATCCAGAGTACGGCCATCTTTAAAAGCCTTTTCCATTACCTCAGCGCGTTCAGCGTCCAGTGATGCACGTTTCATTTCGAAAGATTTAATTTGTTCGCCAATATTCATCTTATTTCCTTCATTCTTTCTGATTGACTTAGTTACAGGTGCTGAAACGCCAGCTTTTTTCTTGAGGTGAACAACTCGGGGATTGTTGTTGGGAGGAGAAACTGGGTTGCCAGACGCGGCGCGTAACTCCTGGTCGATACTTTTAACGGTTGAGATCGTTCCCTCAGCGTTTGCCGGTACGGTCACAACTGAAAGTTCGTACCACTCCCATGATGAAAATCGGATACCGCCATCATCAATAAAGGCGTATTCGATAGGTCTGAAACCGATAGAAAGCCCTTTCACCAATCCGAGCCGGATGGATTGCCAGGCTTCATCCAGACGCGCCGCGAGCTGACTGGGAGCATCAGCGCGAGCGAGCTGGGCTTTTATTTCAATTCCATCGTCCGTGACACGAGCGGATGTCACCTCCCCAATCGGGGATAGATGGTCGTGTTGCCAGAGCAAAGGGATCGGTAATTTGAACTGAGCGCCGTCAGGCATGACGACATCACCATAACGATCCGGGGTAGGCGTTGTTGCCACGCCTGTTATTTGCCTGGTGTTCTCATTGACTGCTTTAAGTTGCAACAAACTGACGGCGCGTTGATGTTCCATCGCCAGACTCCAGACACAAAAAAAGCCCGAAGACGGGCTTACTTTGTTCATTTTTTGAGAAATGGATTTGTTAAGGTGCGAGCTTATTTATTAAGAACACCATTAACTAACGAGTAAGAAATTGGATAAAACACAAAAAAAACAGAAGGTAAGCTATTCAGAGGATTCGTTTCAGAGGTGGAATGAATTTAAACAAATTTTACTCGCGATTGTCGTTCTTCTCGTTACATTCGCGACCCTTTGTCTCTTAAAAACCTAAGGAGTAATGATGTTTTCTAAATCATATGCTGTCGATCCTCAGCACATTGACTTTCAAGGGGTAATGGATGGCCTGTTTTATCCCTTTTATTTTGAATGGGCGCGTCATGCCTACTTCAGCGAAGAGTTCGGAATCAATCTTGATCAACTTTTTGAACTAGGTCATATGTATGTCGTTTTAGAATACAGGATGAAATTCAAGAAAAGTGTTCATCGAAATGAAACGGTCGTCATCACTTGTCATGTTGAAAAACATGAAAAACCGACTCGTGTCAATGTGGTTCAGAAAATGTTCGTCGATGGGGTCATTGCGGCTGAGGGAAATTTTGTTTGTACTTGCATGATCAAAGGTCGCCCAAGTATTCCCCAAGTCATCAAGAATTTGATTTAAAAATTTTGGGCGATCTGATCGCCCTCCCACTCTTTTCAAAGAACTTTAGAGAAAGATAATGATTAAAAAATTAGTTGAAAAGATTAAGACTTTTATTCTAAATGGCAGTAAGTATAAAGAAGTTGACGGCATTCGTTATTACATTATCGGAAGTCATAAAGCAAAAGTTGTTTATGATGAACATCTCGGGTTTTATGTTGGAGATTTTGTCGAAATGCGCGCAATGACTTCCTTTTATGCCTATTATGAACAGGATATTCACAGCGCAGGTAATGAAGCGCTCAGAAACTATTTATGTTATTGCGAGAAAAATGATCTTAATCCGATGAAGGAATAAATAAAGGAGCCGCAAGGCTCCTTATTATTTACTTCCAAAACCCGTGAGAATCATAACGATAGGGTTTAATAAAGGATGGTAAGTCACTTAATGTATATTCACAATCAAGATAGATAGAACAATTTATCATGGGCATGTAAATACTCCGCCCATGTTTTACGCCGATATTATTCAAAAGTTCGTCAGAATAAAACTCGCCACTCTTTCGCATGGAAATTAGATCAATGATTAAATCAGATTTTTTCATTTTTATGCCCTACATGTTTCAAAAAATTAATTTTCACAAATAGGAACGATAAAAAAATCATAATCTATGCGATTTTATATGAAAAAAGGCCGCTATTGCGGCCCTTTAACTCAATCCTTCCTTTTTTCCAACAATTTGATAACGTGGTTTAACCTGTCATTTTCATCTGACTTGATAGCCATAATCAATGCGACTATCCAGCCGATTAAGGTCCAGCCAAACACAAGGTTCGTCAGGATAATCGCCCAAATGTTTAACCGATAACGAATAATCCCTATGAATGTTGGTAAAAAATACAATACGATCAGAAATAAAATTGCCATTAAAATTCCTTAAACAAAAAACCTGGCGATTTAACTTACCATCAAGATAATATACAATGTATATACCTTGTGAGAATTTTGTTTCATCGAAATTTATGATCTTGTCATTCTGAATCTAAAAAAACGGATCCATTGAAGCTAATTAGCCTCAGGGAGGCTGTTATATGCCAAAAAATCAGGCCACTATCGTTCCTCATCGTTTCGAAATGATTACCTGGAGGATATTGAATGAGAAAGATAGCTATCATTGGGGCTGGTCAATCGGGGCTACAGCTCTCTATAGGATTATTGCATCATGGGTTTGAAATTACACTTTTCAGTGATAAAGACAGTAAAGATTTACTTTGCGGTAAAGTCATGTCTAGTCAATGCATGTTCAATACTGCTCTCACTATCGAACGTGAGTTAGGTCTTAATCAATGGGAAGGGAAAGCTCCGCCGTTAATCTCTAGTGAATTCCACATCATTCAACACGATAATCCATATAACGCCATTTCTTTCGATGCAGAACTCAAACAGCCTGCATGTTCAGTAGATCAGCGACTAAAAATTGCTTCCCTAATGAAAATGTTCATTAAAATGGGCGGGAGTTTTATCAAAAAACCAATTAATCTTTTCGATCTTGATTCTCTGACTCACGAGCATGATCTTGTCATCGTTGCGACTGGACGAGGCAATTTATCTTCAGCCTTCCAAATAAATAATAAAGAATCTTGCTTCTCAAAACCTCAACGTAAACTTGCCTTAACTTATGTTAACAACCCTGAAATCGAATCAAATTCAATTCGATTTACTTTGATTCCTGATGTTGGCGAATTCATTACCTTCCCAGCACTTACACTGACAGGTAATTGTGAAATTATGACATTTGAAGCTATTCCTGGCGGACCATTGGATTGCTTTGAAAATAATGTTACACCTGAAAAACATCTTAAAACTAGTTTAACAGCCTTAAAACGTTGGTTTCCTGATGAATATCATTACTTTCGAGAGGCAACATTAACTGATGCGAATGGATATTTTTCAGGTCAGATTACACCGATTGTACGTCATCCGATTCTAACTTTACCCTCAGGAAACTCAGTTTTAGGGATGGGCGATACAGTGGTATTAAATGATTCAATAACTGGGCAAGGTGCTAATTCTGCTGCTAAATGTGCTGATATTTATTTGCATGAAATACTAAAACATGAAGGCGATTTCAATCCTGATTGGATGGAAAAAACGTTTAGTTTATTCTGGAATTATGCCTCACATGTCGTCAACTGGACTAATTCAGTCTTGTCACCTGTAACTCCTAATCGGGAAAAAATCTTTAAAGAAGCAGAAAACAATCCTGAACTTGCAAGCAGGATTGTTAACGGTTTCGACAACCCCTCAGACTTTTATCCGTGGTGGTTTGAATAAGAATTCATAAATAAAAGACAGAGTAATCTTTCTTCGTCGGTCCGGGATTGAGCGCCATCAGTGAAACGGCATCAAATAGCGCCATGAGCGGATCGATTTTTCCAACACCACTCGCCTGTTTGGTTATCAGCGTTGCATTGCTTGAGGTGACAATTTTTGCATTACCCACACACCAATTCATTAACGGCTGATTCGCATGGATCAACGCTCCCTCAGCAAGCTTACGTTCAGTAGTTTTGATTGCGCCACCTAACCGCCAACCCTGACTGATACCGATGATTGAATCCTGAGGAATTCCGGCTTCAACCATCGCATCAAGCAGCATTCCAACTCCGGCCGGGTCCATACCGACCTTATCAAGAAGACCTGCTGTAAAAATCTCAAGAACGAGCTGACTGATTTCTATGAAATCGTCACCGACCTCTTCGATAATGGTGAAATCACCATTCACGACAAAATCGTTAAGACGGCTTTCCTCACTCTTACGGCGTTCTATTGCCTTGCGTGTTGCCCAACCATGAGACCATGACAACCATTGTCTTGTGTGTTTATCACGTCCAACAATGGAAAGCCCCAGTAAATCATCAAGACCGCCTCCATCAATACCAACACAGATGACCTCGGAACGAGAGAGGATTGAATTGAATGTGATTGACGGATCGGCTTGCTGTTCCCAATAATCAGCGCCTGGCCATCTGTCGTTTCTGAGATTCAACCCGATTTCAATATTCAGATGTTTCGCGAGAAATTGCTGATACGTTCCATCGGTTTTATTTTTGTATTTTTTGAATTCGCCTTCTAACCACTCCCGACTAACAGACCGACCGATATTCGGGTTAGTAATGTAGAAATTATCGGGATCCTCATAAGCTTTACTTTCGATCATTTTCTGAGGGAATTCATATAAAATACCGAGGGTTTTTTTATCCTCAATATTCCCATCCCTGACGTCTCGCCAGTAATCAAGCTTCTGTTTGAAAATCCCCGCTGGAGGTTCATCACTTTGAGTGGTCAGAAAAATGACCCAGCCTTCATTTCGCGAAACCTGACCGCCTAACGCTTCCATGAACATAGATTCAGCTTTGGCGCGTTTACCGAAAATCCATAATTCATCGACAAGAATTCGTCCAGATTTTTTACCTGAAACTGTATCTGTATCAGCCGCGACGACCTTTAGCGAATTCCGGTTGACA contains:
- a CDS encoding phage portal protein, with product MFNFLRRKAKEEKKALHSINSGAWSRILEPYAGAWQQNIEIHLDSVLAYPAIFSCISLISADIAKMPMTVKRRQSNGIWVRGNNPQLSPLLLKPNFYQTSMQFFELWMISKLAHGNAYILKLRDAGDRVQQLRVLDPRRVIPYISDDGEIFYSILTDELNGLPGSLYVPARELIHDRFNTFFHPLCGLSPVYASGLAAIGGEAMLRNSAHTFKNGGKPGGIITVPGSVDQDKAKEIKDNWNSGYTGENAGKTALLADGATFNVISQTATDSQLVEQLNLSNQLVASTFRVPLYKIDTGQTPSYNNIEALEQAYYSQCLQVHMTAIEGLIADTFDLDEQTCVEFDHSRLLRMDTAARYKSYGDGIGSGFLAPNEARIKENMQPVEGGDTPYLQQQNYSLAALAKRDAQDNPFSTGETSTDTTTQTDDDPNPTPGNDPNQPPSSDDARAFTELITTQPNLFTEAPMITERERGFAEIIRQSIDNRLKEATEELKGEFDNLLSEKENIIDIQEEVINKQMEEGKKFSDSLDKIEKLLVPLLERVTELEKSEIDESAIAANVYAQIEQPEIPDVNLMVKEAVSKIVLPQPEPLPDIKSIVFEQVSESVKVLPTADDLSEMVRKAVGDIDLPEPEPVIPPDINEIIDEVVARLILPTPEPLPDIDGMVKKAFSEISIPEPEPLPDIKQMIADAVSQIVIPEPEPLPDITELVKKAVSEITLPEPEPLPDIKKMIFEAVNGIDIPQPEPLPDIEAMVKDMVSKIEIPKPQPMPDFREIIKSAIANIKFPKPEPLPDIGQLIREAIGRIEIPIPDVKQLVEEAIKNLELPEPQPLPDIQALVRSEVAQIELPKPEPVAIPDFHKMIQDAVSEIQLPEPKDPEPLPDIQQMVKEAVESIEIPQPKEPEPLPDIAMLLERAVSEYPMPEPEPLPDIGEMVRKAIDAIKIPQPKEPEPLPDIKALISEAVSQIRLPEPEKIPLPDFDELVSQAVEKAMTGIHIPEPSNGQDGKDGLQIEVIPQIDVNKSYPRGTYAIHNGGLWRAYQNTAGLSGFECVLNGLKDIDVTVSDDRHFKVTLSKSNGETEERGFDIPVMIYRDVYHSGTKYYPGDCVTFGGSIWHCFEETSDRPNDIGSSGWRLAVKRGRDGRSRE
- a CDS encoding phage tail tube protein — protein: MSVLTQGTQLYVYNNVSVGEIECITAFNPGSSPADQIEDTCLSEKSTRTYKKGLRTPAQASLTLNADPNNASHLMLSNLAETADQSDLVFAIGWSDGDTEPTVDDSNSDDAVDGLILPTDRTWYVFKGYVSDFPFDFQANTVVQSTGTIQRSGAGIWVPKVADSGS
- a CDS encoding phage head closure protein, with the translated sequence MRAGILKHKIDLQSHEDVQDPVTGEITEIWETQASVWAEVAPLSGREFIAANAIQSEIRVRITIRYRDDVNSDWRILFRGQIYNIAAILPDLWSGLDYLTLPCTEGVNNG
- a CDS encoding DUF3168 domain-containing protein; protein product: MMGAPIFEVVFNDPKVLSLLGPKILRFYDFANKPEKPTYPYATFQNYAGSPQMFLGTLPDVDTFSLQIDIFSLSSSESRNIALAIRDAIEPHSYITRWGDQVLDDETKSFRYSFDVDWMVLRQSS
- a CDS encoding head-tail connector protein, translated to MIAFVTLDEAKAHLRIDTTAGDDELQQKIYSASASILDYIQSSRDVLVDDDGEVIEGTNELDRVKMATLLLVGILDRVRNGEEETTYHQGYLPFTVTSLIYSLRKPTII
- a CDS encoding phage tail assembly chaperone family protein, TAC produces the protein MKLTIENLKTLGAFTGRPVEREIEWQQGENTFKATVFIRPMGYQTATSDIMAIGGKIDGIAGRIAASICDEEGKPVFTVQDITGEADPDRGPLDGALTISLLLAIQEVNDLGKATSSPKKTNSGVS
- a CDS encoding HK97-gp10 family putative phage morphogenesis protein, which gives rise to MADGLDFSIIGVDSLLGKLFEVSDDVRRRGGRAALRKAGMIIVNRAKQNAARFDDPHTGRSIEDNIALRWNGREFRQNGNIAFRIGVLHGAVLQNHPDLSENAPTPHWRLLEFGTEKMQARPIMRPAMEASLNDVLHTFSTEYEKSLDRAIKRAQKRSNPS